A genomic window from Promicromonospora sukumoe includes:
- a CDS encoding carbohydrate ABC transporter permease, with protein sequence MTAPARGGRGRVSSAWRKRLEIAFFVTPALALFALFVVWPIVTAVQLSVFRWKGFGPLTDFVGLRNYVTVLGDDVFVDSVVHNLIIVGGSIALQLPLGLALALLLNRRMWGQGLLRTIIFVPYVLAEVIAGVVWFQLLQPEYGVLDGLLGAVGLQAPEQGWLGDPDLALLTVLVVLTWKYLGLAVILFLAGLQGVPEELYEAAQLDGASWWQTQRKISVPLLGPTMRTWAFLSMIGSLQLFDMVWILTGGGPANSTTTMATYLINQGTRSQNFGIAGAASVILFVIALVMAVLYQQLVLSRDTRPDVVTVRRSRKKVTR encoded by the coding sequence GTGACGGCACCAGCCCGGGGCGGGCGCGGCAGAGTGAGCTCTGCGTGGCGCAAGCGCCTCGAGATCGCATTCTTCGTCACGCCCGCCCTGGCGCTGTTCGCACTGTTCGTCGTCTGGCCGATCGTCACCGCGGTCCAGCTCTCGGTGTTCCGCTGGAAGGGCTTCGGGCCGCTGACCGACTTCGTCGGCCTGCGCAACTACGTGACCGTCCTCGGCGACGACGTCTTCGTCGACTCCGTCGTCCACAACCTGATCATCGTCGGCGGGTCCATCGCGCTCCAGCTCCCGCTGGGCCTGGCCCTCGCCCTGCTGCTGAACCGCAGGATGTGGGGCCAGGGGCTGCTGCGCACGATCATCTTCGTGCCGTACGTGCTCGCCGAGGTCATCGCGGGCGTCGTCTGGTTCCAGCTCCTGCAGCCGGAGTACGGCGTGCTCGACGGGCTGCTCGGCGCCGTCGGGCTCCAGGCGCCGGAGCAGGGCTGGCTGGGTGACCCGGACCTCGCCCTGCTGACCGTGCTCGTGGTGCTGACGTGGAAGTACCTCGGCCTGGCCGTGATCCTCTTCCTCGCGGGGCTGCAGGGCGTGCCCGAGGAGCTGTACGAGGCGGCGCAGCTCGACGGCGCCTCGTGGTGGCAGACGCAGCGCAAGATCAGCGTCCCCCTGCTCGGCCCGACGATGCGCACCTGGGCGTTCCTGTCGATGATCGGCTCGCTCCAGCTCTTCGACATGGTGTGGATCCTGACCGGCGGCGGGCCCGCCAACTCCACGACCACCATGGCGACCTACCTGATCAACCAGGGCACCCGCAGCCAGAACTTCGGCATCGCCGGGGCGGCCTCGGTGATCCTGTTCGTCATCGCGCTCGTCATGGCGGTGCTCTACCAGCAGCTCGTCCTGAGCCGGGACACGCGTCCCGACGTCGTGACGGTCAGGCGGAGCAGGAAGAAGGTGACCCGGTGA
- a CDS encoding S8 family serine peptidase, with the protein MHPRTRARTRTLASATVLALLAVPGPAFAAPAPDPEGSGTAAAKPLPVPAERAARMTPAADPAQKITPAARKAFAAPGDTSFWLRFADSADLSAAGGITSWSERGEYVYETLRATAEAAQKDAVAELEKSGTEYTSYWATNAILVEDGSLGLATDLAADNQVLEIRPTAHYAAPEPVEAADPADAAALAVGAPTWGISAINADDMWNQGFTGEGVVVANIDSGVEGDHPALAAQYRGYGTVDPNAYNYFSADGLPYPHDGDGHGTHTMGTMVGDTIRISGVDQPIGVAPGAQWIAAAGGSDGWADEDLIASGEWILAPYDQGSSGSQPDPAKRPDVVNNSWGSTVPATDPFMEDIITAWEAAGIFATFSNGNSGERGCQSSGSPGSLRVSYSVGAFMQSGGIASFSARGSGQGGSVKPDIAAPGVGVLSAFKSGDWRYLDGTSMAAPHVAGSVALLWDAVPELVGNVAATRAILDGSARDVNNTTCGGTADDNNVWGEGKLDVLAAYELAQDEAFEATTVPVVSGAEYKVGKPLTVTVDAWSPAATFALQWRRDGKMISGATKSTYTPTGADAGKTLTVSVLGSADGRIPTSTESAETSVIAVGDPTASTPKISGTPRVGVPLRALAGSWTSGTRFAYQWYANGTAISGATGFSFTPTASQRGKKLTVRLVGSRTGFANASRTSAASATVATGVFSQSAPVIIGLATPGAKLTLSRPQSAPTPSTVTYRWKLSGQSISGATGSSLTVKSAWQGRTITVSATVKKSGYTTKTVTSDGAKVGSKYSRSANPSISGSTRVGSTLKASTGTWSPKPSFSYRWYADGKPISGATKSSYALKGTDYGKKITVSVRTSRSGYGTALRRSSATGKVLTSAVRFQGDEEWALFVGSGGVQAGTYIAQAGADNCSWQRQSPTEVLAMDGGSGQRLLKVQSTDDSIWSSTSCGTWTKYYSGMSTTRASTSANGVYAIGDHLERGVYSTTGPAVPGDSCIYIFYKGYYGSDAIVSQGSTSEARTITMPSSAIGFETVGCSWRRIG; encoded by the coding sequence ATGCATCCTCGCACCCGAGCACGTACCAGGACCCTGGCCTCGGCCACCGTGCTGGCGCTGCTGGCAGTACCCGGACCGGCGTTCGCCGCTCCTGCCCCCGATCCGGAGGGTTCCGGCACCGCCGCCGCCAAGCCCCTCCCGGTGCCCGCCGAGCGCGCCGCCAGGATGACCCCGGCCGCCGACCCCGCGCAGAAGATCACGCCCGCCGCCAGGAAGGCGTTTGCCGCACCCGGCGACACGAGCTTCTGGCTGCGGTTCGCCGACTCCGCGGACCTGTCCGCGGCCGGCGGCATCACGAGCTGGTCCGAGCGCGGCGAGTACGTCTACGAGACGCTCCGCGCGACGGCCGAGGCCGCCCAGAAGGACGCCGTCGCGGAGCTGGAGAAGTCCGGCACCGAGTACACGTCGTACTGGGCCACGAACGCGATCCTCGTCGAGGACGGCTCGCTCGGCCTGGCCACGGACCTGGCCGCCGACAACCAGGTACTGGAGATCCGGCCGACGGCGCACTACGCGGCGCCGGAGCCGGTCGAGGCGGCTGACCCGGCGGATGCTGCTGCTCTGGCAGTCGGCGCTCCGACCTGGGGCATCTCCGCGATCAACGCGGATGACATGTGGAACCAGGGGTTCACGGGCGAAGGCGTCGTGGTGGCCAACATCGACTCAGGTGTCGAGGGTGACCACCCCGCGCTGGCGGCGCAGTACCGTGGCTACGGCACGGTCGACCCGAACGCCTACAACTACTTCTCGGCGGACGGCCTGCCCTACCCCCACGACGGGGACGGGCACGGCACGCACACGATGGGCACGATGGTCGGTGACACGATCCGGATCTCCGGGGTGGACCAGCCGATCGGTGTGGCGCCCGGCGCCCAGTGGATCGCAGCCGCGGGCGGCAGCGACGGGTGGGCGGACGAGGACCTGATCGCTTCCGGTGAGTGGATCCTGGCCCCCTATGACCAGGGGTCGAGTGGCTCGCAGCCTGACCCCGCGAAGCGGCCCGACGTGGTGAACAACTCCTGGGGCAGCACGGTGCCCGCGACGGACCCGTTCATGGAGGACATCATCACGGCGTGGGAGGCGGCGGGAATCTTCGCGACCTTCTCCAACGGCAACTCCGGCGAACGGGGTTGCCAGTCGTCGGGCAGTCCTGGTTCGCTGCGGGTGTCGTACTCGGTGGGCGCCTTCATGCAGAGCGGCGGGATCGCATCCTTCTCCGCGCGGGGCTCGGGGCAGGGCGGCTCGGTGAAGCCGGACATCGCCGCCCCAGGCGTCGGCGTTCTTTCCGCCTTCAAGTCCGGCGACTGGCGCTACCTCGACGGCACGTCCATGGCCGCCCCGCACGTCGCGGGCTCCGTGGCGCTGCTGTGGGACGCCGTTCCCGAGCTGGTCGGCAACGTGGCGGCGACGCGCGCGATCCTGGACGGCTCCGCCCGGGACGTGAACAACACGACCTGCGGCGGCACCGCCGACGACAACAACGTCTGGGGCGAGGGCAAGCTCGACGTCCTGGCCGCCTACGAGCTGGCGCAGGACGAGGCGTTCGAGGCGACCACCGTGCCGGTCGTCTCGGGCGCCGAGTACAAGGTGGGCAAGCCGCTGACCGTCACGGTCGACGCCTGGAGCCCGGCCGCGACGTTCGCCCTCCAGTGGCGCCGGGACGGCAAGATGATCTCCGGGGCGACGAAGTCCACGTACACGCCGACCGGTGCGGACGCGGGCAAGACCCTGACGGTCAGCGTCCTCGGCTCGGCCGACGGCCGCATCCCCACCTCCACGGAGAGCGCCGAGACCTCCGTGATCGCCGTCGGCGACCCCACGGCGTCGACCCCGAAGATCAGCGGGACGCCGCGGGTGGGTGTGCCCCTGCGGGCGCTCGCTGGCTCCTGGACCTCGGGCACCCGGTTCGCGTACCAGTGGTACGCGAACGGGACCGCGATCAGCGGCGCCACCGGCTTCTCGTTCACGCCGACGGCGTCCCAGCGGGGCAAGAAGCTCACGGTCCGACTCGTCGGCTCGCGCACTGGCTTCGCCAACGCCAGCCGTACCAGCGCCGCCTCGGCGACGGTCGCCACGGGCGTCTTCTCGCAGTCGGCGCCGGTGATCATCGGCCTGGCGACGCCGGGCGCCAAGCTCACGCTCTCGCGCCCGCAGTCCGCGCCGACGCCGAGCACCGTCACGTACCGGTGGAAGCTCAGCGGGCAGTCCATCTCGGGCGCGACGGGCAGCAGCCTCACCGTGAAGTCGGCGTGGCAGGGCCGCACCATCACCGTCAGCGCGACGGTGAAGAAGAGCGGCTACACCACCAAGACGGTCACCTCGGACGGGGCCAAGGTCGGGTCGAAGTACTCGCGCTCGGCCAACCCGTCGATCTCGGGGAGCACACGCGTCGGCTCGACGCTCAAGGCCTCCACCGGCACCTGGTCGCCCAAGCCGTCGTTCTCGTACCGCTGGTACGCCGACGGCAAGCCGATCTCCGGGGCGACCAAGTCGTCCTACGCCCTCAAGGGAACGGACTACGGCAAGAAGATCACCGTGTCCGTGCGTACCTCGCGCTCGGGCTACGGCACCGCGCTGCGCCGCAGCTCGGCGACCGGCAAGGTGCTGACCTCGGCCGTGCGGTTCCAGGGCGACGAGGAATGGGCCTTGTTTGTCGGGAGCGGCGGCGTGCAGGCTGGTACCTACATCGCCCAGGCAGGCGCCGACAACTGCTCCTGGCAGCGGCAGTCGCCCACCGAAGTCCTCGCCATGGATGGCGGCTCGGGCCAGCGACTCCTGAAGGTGCAGTCCACCGACGACTCCATCTGGTCGAGCACGAGCTGCGGCACCTGGACCAAGTACTACTCCGGGATGTCCACGACGCGTGCCTCGACCTCTGCGAACGGGGTCTACGCGATCGGTGACCACCTGGAGCGCGGCGTGTACTCGACGACGGGTCCGGCCGTTCCGGGTGACTCGTGCATCTACATCTTCTACAAGGGCTACTACGGCTCCGATGCCATCGTCAGCCAGGGCAGCACGTCCGAGGCCCGCACCATCACGATGCCGTCGTCCGCGATCGGCTTCGAGACGGTCGGCTGCAGCTGGCGGCGCATCGGCTGA
- a CDS encoding LacI family DNA-binding transcriptional regulator — protein MHSGTDSPGSTAGPGGDTTGAPGFPEPAADERATGRATITDVARVAGVSVATVSKVVNGRYGVAAATAERVLGVVADLGYESSLVARSLRRRQTNVIGVLVAEFEPFSTELLKGISAAIAGTGYELLAYCGDAGRSDHVGWERRSLSRLAGTLIDGVVIVTPTLALPQHDGVPIVAIDPHTGPTGPATVDSDNLGGARTATEHLIGLGHTRIGYLGGRADLESARLRELGFKEAMAAAGLTPDPSLVLEGGYRPDRSDRPTHDLLERPDRPTAVFAANDLSAIHVIQVAQELGLRVPEDLSVIGFDDVPEAAGCTPPLTTVAQSLHEMGAEALRMVIAMLESGPSAGHHTRLPTRLVQRSSTAPPPS, from the coding sequence GTGCACAGTGGGACAGACTCACCCGGGTCCACCGCCGGACCGGGTGGCGACACGACGGGCGCTCCGGGGTTCCCGGAACCGGCCGCCGACGAGCGCGCGACCGGCCGCGCCACCATCACCGACGTCGCGCGCGTCGCCGGAGTATCGGTCGCCACCGTGTCGAAGGTCGTCAACGGCCGGTACGGCGTGGCCGCCGCCACGGCCGAGCGCGTGCTCGGCGTCGTGGCCGACCTCGGGTACGAGTCGTCCCTGGTCGCACGCAGCCTGCGCCGCCGGCAGACCAACGTGATCGGCGTGCTCGTGGCCGAGTTCGAGCCGTTCAGCACCGAGCTCCTCAAGGGGATCTCCGCCGCGATCGCGGGCACGGGCTACGAGCTGCTCGCCTACTGCGGCGACGCCGGCCGCTCGGACCACGTGGGCTGGGAGCGGCGCTCCCTGTCGCGCCTCGCCGGCACGCTGATCGACGGCGTGGTCATCGTGACGCCGACGCTCGCCCTCCCGCAGCACGACGGCGTCCCGATCGTCGCCATCGACCCCCACACCGGGCCCACGGGTCCCGCGACCGTGGACTCCGACAACCTGGGCGGCGCCCGCACCGCCACCGAGCACCTCATCGGCCTGGGCCACACGCGCATCGGCTACCTGGGCGGACGCGCCGACCTGGAGTCGGCCCGCCTGCGCGAGCTCGGCTTCAAGGAGGCGATGGCGGCCGCCGGTCTGACGCCGGACCCCAGCCTGGTGCTGGAGGGCGGCTACCGCCCCGACCGGTCCGACCGCCCCACGCACGACCTGCTCGAACGCCCCGACCGGCCCACCGCGGTCTTCGCCGCGAACGACCTGTCCGCGATCCACGTCATCCAGGTGGCCCAGGAGCTAGGCCTGCGCGTCCCGGAGGACCTGTCCGTCATCGGGTTCGACGATGTCCCCGAGGCCGCGGGGTGCACGCCGCCCCTGACGACGGTCGCGCAGTCGCTGCACGAGATGGGCGCCGAGGCGCTCCGCATGGTCATCGCGATGCTGGAGTCCGGGCCTTCGGCCGGCCACCACACCCGCCTGCCGACGCGGCTGGTGCAACGTTCGAGCACGGCGCCGCCGCCGTCGTAA
- a CDS encoding carbohydrate ABC transporter permease codes for MSAPTARDAGREPVRRRRRAGGGQPLVYAIALVVVALTLGPVLYGVLGGFRTNAQIAQDPSGLPSPWVLDNYTGVLTSASFWQYALNSAVIAGLTTAVTVVFGVMAAYPLARYRFKGREALFMVFVVGLLFPATVAIVPLFILITQNLQLGNTWLGVALPQAAFALPVTVVILRPFLAAIPQELEEAAQLDGTSRIGFFWRILLPLSGPGMVTVGVLAFVGSWNAYLLPLLLLQSDMKTLPLGVADFSSEHSADTAGVFAFTTLAMIPALVFFLAMQKRIVNGLQGAVKG; via the coding sequence ATGAGTGCCCCGACCGCCCGGGACGCCGGCCGCGAGCCGGTCCGGCGACGGCGGAGGGCCGGGGGCGGCCAGCCGCTGGTCTACGCCATCGCGCTGGTCGTCGTGGCCCTGACCCTCGGGCCCGTGCTGTACGGCGTGCTGGGCGGGTTCCGGACCAACGCCCAGATCGCCCAGGACCCGTCGGGCCTGCCGAGCCCGTGGGTGCTCGACAACTACACGGGCGTGCTGACCAGCGCCAGCTTCTGGCAGTACGCGCTCAACTCGGCCGTCATCGCCGGGCTGACCACCGCGGTCACCGTGGTGTTCGGCGTGATGGCCGCCTACCCCCTGGCCCGGTACCGGTTCAAGGGGCGTGAGGCGCTGTTCATGGTGTTCGTCGTCGGCCTGCTGTTCCCGGCCACCGTGGCGATCGTGCCCCTGTTCATCCTCATCACGCAGAACCTGCAGCTCGGGAACACGTGGCTCGGCGTCGCGCTGCCCCAGGCCGCGTTCGCGCTGCCGGTGACCGTGGTGATCCTGCGGCCGTTCCTCGCCGCGATCCCGCAGGAGCTCGAGGAGGCGGCCCAGCTCGACGGCACGTCCCGCATCGGGTTCTTCTGGCGCATCCTGCTGCCGCTGTCCGGGCCGGGCATGGTCACGGTCGGCGTGCTCGCGTTCGTGGGCTCCTGGAACGCCTACCTGCTGCCGCTGCTCCTGCTGCAGTCGGACATGAAGACGCTGCCGCTCGGCGTGGCCGACTTCTCCTCCGAGCACTCCGCCGACACGGCCGGCGTCTTCGCCTTCACCACGCTCGCCATGATTCCCGCCCTGGTGTTCTTCCTCGCCATGCAGAAGCGCATCGTGAACGGGCTGCAGGGGGCGGTCAAGGGCTAG
- a CDS encoding TetR/AcrR family transcriptional regulator encodes MSTRERILDAAALVMREQGVAHATTKEIARAAGCSEALLYRHFDDKQGLFMAVLQERLPRFVLPDDAVGSATVAANLERFVSGLLDFYVGSFPISASIFSSSTLLARHRESIAAKGAGPQKPQLLLEAYLEAERDKGRVREDADVEAVARLLVGAALYQAFLATFWGDGRVDEPGLGERLVAPVLPALLPT; translated from the coding sequence ATGAGCACACGGGAGCGGATCCTCGACGCGGCGGCGCTCGTCATGCGCGAGCAGGGTGTGGCGCACGCGACGACCAAGGAGATCGCGCGCGCGGCCGGCTGTTCGGAGGCGCTCCTGTACCGCCACTTCGACGACAAGCAGGGCCTGTTCATGGCCGTGCTGCAGGAGCGCCTGCCCCGGTTCGTCCTGCCCGACGACGCCGTCGGCAGCGCGACCGTGGCGGCCAACCTCGAGCGGTTCGTCTCGGGCCTGCTCGACTTCTACGTGGGCAGCTTCCCGATCTCGGCCTCGATCTTCTCCAGCAGCACGCTCCTGGCGCGCCACCGAGAGTCGATCGCGGCCAAGGGGGCGGGACCGCAGAAGCCGCAGCTCCTGCTGGAGGCCTACCTGGAGGCGGAACGTGACAAGGGCCGCGTGCGCGAGGACGCCGACGTCGAGGCCGTGGCGCGCCTGCTGGTGGGTGCGGCCCTGTACCAGGCGTTCCTGGCGACGTTCTGGGGCGACGGACGCGTGGACGAGCCCGGGCTGGGGGAGCGCCTGGTGGCCCCGGTGCTGCCGGCGCTGCTGCCCACCTGA
- a CDS encoding RNA-binding S4 domain-containing protein, with translation MRIDVWLWAVRLTKSRSVAAELCRSGRVRINDKVAKPSASVAVGDRVTWRDPLRDRDIEVVELLLKRVGAPLAVKAYVDHSPALPTRVEREAVGLRDRGTGRPTKRERRDIDRLRGRREA, from the coding sequence ATGCGCATCGACGTCTGGCTGTGGGCGGTGCGGCTGACCAAGAGCCGGTCGGTCGCCGCCGAGCTGTGCCGCAGCGGCAGGGTCCGGATCAACGACAAGGTCGCCAAGCCGTCGGCGTCCGTCGCCGTGGGTGACCGCGTGACGTGGCGCGACCCGCTCCGGGACCGCGACATCGAGGTCGTCGAGCTGCTGCTCAAGCGGGTCGGGGCGCCGCTGGCGGTCAAGGCGTACGTGGACCACAGCCCGGCCCTGCCCACGCGTGTCGAGCGCGAGGCGGTCGGGCTGCGCGACCGCGGGACCGGACGCCCCACCAAGCGTGAGCGGCGCGACATCGACCGGCTGCGGGGGCGGCGCGAAGCCTGA
- a CDS encoding beta-xylosidase/alpha-l-arabinosidase yields the protein MTELPVALRAMPEVSERVRYLHARMTLEEKLAQLVGYWLDQGGNVVAPMQGEMAGGQGGTALPDITRHGLGHYTRVYGTRPVDPAERAAWLWAEQRRLKRETRLGIPALVHEECLTGLAAWKAATFPTPLAWGASFDPELVEEMGRLIGRSMRELGIHQGLAPVLDVVRDPRWGRVDECIGEDPYLVGTVGTSYVRGMQDAGVHATLKHFVAYSGSKAGRNHAPVSAGPREIADVFLPPFEMAVLDGKVRSVMASYNDVDGVPMHSSGEYLTGLLREQWGFDGVVVADYFGVAFLSVMHAIAADRGAAAAAALEAGVDIELPSGDAYLEPLAEFVKNGEVPVEVVDRAVLRALKQKEELGLLEPGAFEDEPPAVVDLDSPAHRDVARRLAEESVVLLANDGVLPLGSWHDKPARVAVIGPNADRPEALMGCYSFANHVLAHHPGVPNGFEIPSVAEALGVEFERAGLPTPELAFARGCDVEGDDTSGFAEAVAAAEAADVAVVVVGDQAGLFGRGTVGEGNDSESLDLPGVQRELVEAVLATGKPVVMVLLTGRPYAIGWALDGSSSSDGDGGGDVGRTPGAVLQAFFPGEEGGSALAGVLSGRVNPSGRLPVSLPRSAGAQPYSYLHPILGGASEVTSTDSTPVRSFGFGLSYSTFERELVSVDRSVEAGGTFRAVVAVTNTGGVAGSDVVQLYGHDVVSSVARPTTQLLGYHRVHLAPGESTTIAFDVPTTRFAFSDRTMVRVVEPGDVEVWVGAHAADNVVRVVAEGIADLDEPNDAAPVLPPSARRIVTITGDVHEVTTSDPRWVRTQTD from the coding sequence ATGACGGAGCTCCCTGTGGCACTGCGGGCGATGCCCGAGGTGTCGGAGCGCGTGCGCTACCTGCACGCCCGCATGACCCTGGAGGAGAAGCTCGCCCAGCTCGTCGGGTACTGGCTGGACCAGGGCGGCAACGTCGTGGCCCCGATGCAGGGCGAGATGGCGGGCGGCCAGGGCGGTACCGCGCTCCCCGACATCACCCGGCACGGCCTGGGGCACTACACCCGCGTGTACGGCACGCGGCCGGTGGACCCGGCCGAGCGCGCGGCGTGGCTCTGGGCCGAGCAGCGGCGGCTGAAGCGCGAGACGCGCCTCGGCATCCCCGCGCTGGTCCACGAGGAGTGCCTCACCGGCCTGGCGGCCTGGAAGGCGGCGACCTTCCCGACGCCGCTCGCGTGGGGCGCGTCGTTCGACCCAGAGCTCGTCGAGGAGATGGGTCGGCTCATCGGCAGGTCCATGCGGGAGCTCGGCATCCACCAGGGCCTGGCGCCGGTGCTCGACGTCGTCCGCGACCCCCGCTGGGGCCGCGTCGACGAGTGCATCGGCGAGGACCCGTACCTCGTCGGCACGGTCGGTACGTCGTACGTCCGCGGCATGCAGGACGCGGGCGTCCACGCCACGCTCAAGCACTTCGTGGCCTACTCCGGCTCCAAGGCGGGGCGCAACCACGCCCCGGTGAGCGCCGGCCCGCGCGAGATCGCCGACGTCTTCCTCCCGCCGTTCGAGATGGCGGTGCTCGACGGCAAGGTGCGGTCCGTCATGGCGTCGTACAACGATGTCGACGGCGTGCCGATGCACTCCTCGGGCGAGTACCTCACCGGTCTGCTGCGCGAGCAGTGGGGGTTCGACGGCGTCGTGGTCGCCGACTACTTCGGCGTCGCCTTCCTGAGCGTCATGCACGCGATCGCCGCCGACCGGGGCGCGGCCGCCGCCGCGGCCCTGGAGGCCGGCGTCGACATCGAGCTGCCGTCCGGTGACGCCTACCTCGAACCGCTCGCGGAGTTCGTCAAGAACGGCGAGGTGCCCGTCGAGGTCGTCGACCGGGCGGTGCTGCGGGCGCTCAAGCAGAAGGAGGAGCTCGGGCTCCTGGAGCCCGGCGCCTTCGAGGACGAGCCGCCCGCCGTGGTGGACCTGGACTCGCCCGCGCACCGCGACGTGGCCCGGCGCCTCGCCGAGGAGTCGGTGGTCCTGCTCGCGAACGACGGCGTGCTGCCGCTCGGCTCGTGGCACGACAAGCCCGCCCGTGTGGCCGTCATCGGCCCCAACGCCGACCGGCCCGAGGCCCTCATGGGCTGCTACTCGTTCGCCAACCACGTGCTGGCGCACCACCCCGGCGTGCCCAACGGGTTCGAGATCCCGTCCGTGGCCGAGGCCCTGGGCGTGGAGTTCGAGCGCGCCGGTCTGCCGACGCCGGAGCTCGCGTTCGCCCGCGGCTGCGACGTCGAGGGCGACGACACCTCCGGCTTCGCGGAGGCGGTCGCCGCCGCCGAGGCCGCCGACGTCGCGGTCGTCGTGGTGGGCGACCAGGCCGGGCTGTTCGGCCGTGGCACCGTCGGCGAGGGCAACGACAGCGAGTCGCTCGACCTGCCCGGCGTGCAGCGCGAGCTCGTCGAGGCGGTGCTCGCCACCGGCAAGCCCGTCGTCATGGTGCTGCTCACCGGCCGCCCGTACGCGATCGGGTGGGCGCTGGACGGTTCCTCCTCCTCCGACGGCGATGGTGGCGGCGACGTCGGCCGCACCCCGGGCGCCGTGCTCCAGGCGTTCTTCCCGGGCGAGGAGGGCGGCTCGGCGCTCGCGGGCGTGCTCTCGGGCCGGGTGAACCCGTCCGGGCGCCTGCCCGTGTCGCTGCCGCGGTCGGCGGGCGCGCAGCCCTACTCGTACCTGCACCCGATCCTGGGCGGGGCGTCCGAGGTGACGTCGACGGACTCGACGCCGGTGCGCTCCTTCGGGTTCGGCCTGTCGTACTCGACGTTCGAGCGCGAGCTCGTGTCGGTGGACCGGTCGGTCGAGGCCGGCGGCACGTTCCGCGCCGTCGTCGCGGTGACGAACACGGGCGGGGTGGCCGGCTCCGACGTCGTGCAGCTGTACGGGCACGACGTGGTGAGCTCGGTCGCGCGGCCCACGACGCAGCTGCTCGGCTACCACCGGGTGCACCTGGCGCCGGGGGAGTCGACGACGATCGCGTTCGACGTGCCGACCACGCGGTTCGCGTTCAGCGACCGCACGATGGTGCGCGTCGTCGAACCCGGCGACGTCGAGGTGTGGGTCGGCGCGCACGCGGCTGACAACGTTGTCAGGGTGGTCGCCGAGGGCATCGCCGACCTGGACGAGCCGAACGACGCCGCGCCGGTGCTGCCGCCGTCGGCCCGCCGAATCGTGACGATCACGGGCGACGTGCACGAGGTGACGACGTCGGACCCCCGCTGGGTCCGTACCCAAACCGACTGA
- a CDS encoding ABC transporter substrate-binding protein: MMRKTRSAALVALGGSVALILSGCIGAGSGSGGEETSQNANAQEISWWHNSNQGEGQAYYEQVAKDFEADTGVKVDVQAMQHEDMLTKLQAAFQSGDDAQIPDVYMSRGGGELAAEVDAGLVRDLTADSADTISNISNFTDQYTVDDKVYALPYSIGLVGFWYNKDLFEAAGISDVSPSPTIEEFEGYLDKLKDADTTPLSVGAGDKWPAAHYWYYSVVRECPFDVVEAAIESADYSDPCFIKAGEHTEEIIGQEPFNRGFLTTPAQSGPTSASGLLATGKVAMELAGHWEPGVAGGLTEDGEVPSFLGWFAFPTFDGQGGDPADQMGGGDAWSVSASAPDAAVDFANYLLSDEVQQGFAERDMGLPTNPTATGSLANETLAQLIPVRDGGGVTQLYLDTRLGQSVGGAMNDEIALMFAGEAGPQDVVDAIQTAAEAEQ, encoded by the coding sequence ATGATGAGGAAAACGCGCAGCGCGGCGCTGGTCGCGCTCGGCGGCTCCGTCGCCCTGATCCTGTCCGGCTGCATCGGCGCCGGCTCCGGCTCGGGCGGTGAGGAGACCAGCCAGAACGCAAACGCCCAGGAGATCAGCTGGTGGCACAACTCCAACCAGGGCGAGGGCCAGGCCTACTACGAGCAGGTCGCCAAGGACTTCGAGGCGGACACGGGCGTCAAGGTCGACGTCCAGGCCATGCAGCACGAGGACATGCTGACCAAGCTGCAGGCGGCCTTCCAGTCCGGGGACGACGCACAGATCCCCGACGTCTACATGAGCCGCGGCGGTGGCGAGCTCGCCGCAGAGGTCGACGCCGGCCTGGTCCGGGACCTCACCGCGGACTCCGCCGACACCATCAGCAACATCTCGAACTTCACCGACCAGTACACCGTGGACGACAAGGTCTACGCCCTGCCCTACTCCATCGGCCTGGTCGGCTTCTGGTACAACAAGGACCTCTTCGAGGCCGCGGGCATCAGCGACGTGTCGCCCAGCCCGACGATCGAGGAGTTCGAGGGCTACCTCGACAAGCTCAAGGACGCGGACACCACGCCGCTGTCCGTGGGTGCCGGCGACAAGTGGCCGGCCGCGCACTACTGGTACTACAGCGTGGTCCGCGAGTGCCCGTTCGACGTGGTCGAGGCCGCGATCGAGAGCGCCGACTACTCCGACCCGTGCTTCATCAAGGCGGGCGAGCACACCGAGGAGATCATCGGCCAGGAGCCCTTCAACCGCGGCTTCCTCACCACCCCGGCGCAGTCGGGTCCGACGTCGGCCTCCGGCCTGCTGGCCACCGGCAAGGTCGCGATGGAGCTCGCGGGTCACTGGGAGCCCGGCGTGGCCGGCGGCCTGACCGAGGACGGCGAGGTGCCGAGCTTCCTCGGCTGGTTCGCCTTCCCGACGTTCGACGGTCAGGGCGGCGACCCCGCCGACCAGATGGGCGGCGGTGACGCGTGGTCCGTCTCGGCCTCCGCGCCCGACGCCGCGGTCGACTTCGCCAACTACCTGCTCTCCGACGAGGTCCAGCAGGGCTTCGCGGAGCGCGACATGGGTCTGCCGACCAACCCGACGGCGACCGGTTCGCTCGCCAACGAGACGCTCGCGCAGCTCATCCCGGTGCGCGACGGCGGCGGCGTGACCCAGCTCTACCTCGACACGCGCCTCGGCCAGTCGGTCGGCGGGGCCATGAACGACGAGATCGCCCTGATGTTCGCCGGCGAGGCGGGCCCGCAGGACGTCGTCGACGCCATCCAGACCGCGGCCGAAGCGGAGCAGTGA